In Notolabrus celidotus isolate fNotCel1 chromosome 10, fNotCel1.pri, whole genome shotgun sequence, one DNA window encodes the following:
- the wdr3 gene encoding WD repeat-containing protein 3 produces the protein MGLTKQYLRYAASAVFGVIGSQKANIAYVTLRGGEKGRYVAVAACEQVFIWDVRKGEKVLILQGQKHEVTYLCASPDGIHIAVGYEDGAVRIFSLMNGESNVSFNGHKSAVSIIRYDALGARLVTGSRDTEVIVWDIINECGLYRLRGHKDVVTEALFLKDKNLLVTSSKDSFVKWWDLDTQHCFKTMVGHRSEVWGMLLLNRESRLLTGSADSELRAWDINYIQEEKAEGEPEVKKVKTLLEDDDEDGDNEEGADESLEERILSCKKAGSILREARDRVVSLTSDAKARVIACHGNDSVLELFTVLSEDEVQKRMSKKVKKAKKKAAKAQEDADEEAAEPVVERMLKDEIIRLTNIKASSKIRWVDCLSCVGGELKVALLLQNNTIETYSLKLSDKTLTPNKTARLTLGGHRTDVRTMAFSSDNLAVLSASGDTVKVWNRSTLQVIRTMACDYALCSLFVPGDRQIILGTKTGKLQVFELASGTLLETVDAHDGALWSLCLAPDQRGIVTGGADKRVKFWEFELVKDQGSSQKRLTVKHTRTLQLEEDVLCVKFSPDHRLLAVSLLDCTVKVFYTDSLKFFLSLYGHKLPVLCLDISHDSTLIATGSADRNVKIWGLDFGDCHRSMFAHDDSVMFLQFVPKTHLFFTAGKDKKIKQWDADKFEHIQTLEGHHREVWCLTISPNGDHIVSSSHDKSLRLWERTREPIILEEEREMEREAEFEESMAKGDMPVVPGETEGEAAPAGKKTVETVKAAERIMEALEIFKEEARKMEEHKYASERAVNKLPPPKPNPILVAFGNVTPSRYVLDVIKKVRSSELEVSLLVLPFPYIPELLKLFNSYIQQGLEVELVCRCLFFLLRIHFGQISSNQMMLSVIDDLRNNTLSKVQEIRDVMGFNSAALQFLQREIESKEDVMFFAEATGQLKEKKKRRRKRERAVLTIA, from the exons GTCCTGATCCTGCAGGGGCAGAAACATGAGGTGACCTACCTGTGCGCCTCACCTGATGGGATCCACATCGCTGTGGGCTACGAGGACGGCGCTGTGAGAATCTTCAGTTTGATGAATGGAGAGAGCAACGTCTCTTTCAACGGACACAAGTCTGCTGTCAGCATCATACGATACGACGCGCTCGGAGCTCGGCTCGTCACCGGGTCCAGG GACACAGAGGTGATCGTCTGGGACATAATCAACGAGTGTGGGCTGTACAGACTCAGAGGACATAAAGACGTCGTCACGGAGGCTTTGTTCCTCAAAGACAAGAACCTGCTGGTCACCAG cTCCAAGGACAGCTTTGTGAAGTGGTGGGACCTGGACACGCAGCACTGCTTCAAGACCATGGTGGGCCACCGCAGCGAG GTGTGGGGCATGCTGCTGTTGAACCGGGAGAGCAGACTGCTAACAGGCTCAGCAGACAGCGAGCTCCGAGCGTGGGACATCAACTACATTCAGGAG GAGAAAGCTGAGGGAGAGCCGGAGGTGAAGAAGGTGAAGACTCTgctggaggatgatgatgaggatggagACAATGAGGAAGGGGCGGATGAAAGTCTTGAAGAG cggATCTTGAGTTGTAAGAAAGCCGGCTCCATCCTGAGGGAGGCCAGAGACCGAGTCGTCTCCCTGACGTCAGACGCCAAAGCCAGAGTCATCGCCTGCCAC GGCAATGACTCGGTCTTGGAGCTCTTCACGGTGCTGTCAGAAGATGAAGTGCAGAAGAGAATGTCGAAGAAGGTGAAGAAAGCCAAAAAGAAGGCAGCAAA AGCTCAGGAGGATGCAGACGAGGAGGCAGCAGAGCCGGTGGTGGAGAGGATGCTGAAGGACGAGATCATCAGACTGACCAACATCAAGGCATCCTCAAAGATCAG GTGGGTGGACTGCCTGTCGTGTGTCGGCGGCGAGCTGAAGGTggcgctgctgctgcagaacaaCACCATCGAAACGTACAGCCTGAAACTTTCAGACAAAACCCTCACGCCCAACAAGACGGCTCGCCTCACGCTCGGCGGCCACCGCACGGACGTCCGCACGATGGCGTTCAGCTCGGACAACCTGGCCGTGCTCTCTGCGTCCGGAGACACCGTCAAAGTTTGGAACAG GTCGACTCTGCAGGTGATCCGCACCATGGCCTGTGACTACGCGCTCTGCTCCCTCTTTGTGCCCGGAGACAGACAGATCATCCTCGGGACGAAG acCGGGAAGCTGCAGGTCTTTGAGTTGGCCTCAGGAACCCTCCTGGAGACCGTGGATGCTCACGACGGAGCTCTGTGGTCTCTGTGCCTCGCCCCAGATCAG AGAGGGATTGTCACAGGCGGTGCAGATAAAAGAGTGAAGTTCTGGGAGTTTGAGCTGGTGAAGGACCAAGGGAGCAGCCAGAA gAGGCTGACGGtgaaacacacacgcactctgCAGCTGGAGGAAGACGTCCTGTGTGTGAAGTTCTCCCCCGACCACAGACTGCTGGCTGTCTCTCTGTTAGACTGCACCGTGAAGGTCTTCTACACCGACTCCCTGAAG TTCTTCTTGTCTCTGTACGGACACAAGCTGCCTGTGCTGTGTTTAGACATCTCACAC gaCAGCACTCTCATCGCCACGGGCTCCGCTGACAGGAACGTGAAGATCTGGGGTTTGGACTTTGGCGACTGTCACCGCTCCATGTTCGCTCATGACGACAG CGTCATGTTCCTCCAGTTCGTCCCAAAGACTCATCTTTTCTTCACGGCGGGGAAAGACAAGAAGATCAAACAATGGGACGCCGACAAGTTTGAGCACATCCAGACTCTAGAG ggTCATCATCGGGAGGTCTGGTGTCTGACCATCAGCCCTAACGGAGACCACATCGTGTCGTCATCCCACGACAAATCTCTGCGTCTGTGGGAGAGGACGAGGGAGCCCATCATCCTGGAGGAGGAGCGGGAGatg GAGCGAGAAGCAGAGTTTGAAGAGAGCATGGCCAAAGGAGACATGCCTGTG GTACCCGGAGAGACTGAAGGAGAGGCCGCACCAGCCGGGAAGAAAACTGTGGAAACCGTCAAAGCT GCTGAGCGAATCATGGAGGCTCTGGAGATTTTCAAAGAAGAAGCCAGGAAGATGGAGGAGCACAAATACGCCTCTGAGAGAGCGGTCAACAAG CTGCCTCCCCCCAAACCCAACCCTATCCTTGTCGCCTTTGGAAATGTGACA CCGTCTCGCTACGTGTTAGACGTCATCAAGAAGGTCAGATCAAG TGAGCTGGAGGTGTCTCTGCTGGTGTTACCGTTCCCTTACATCCCCGAGCTGCTGAAGCTCTTCAACAGCTACATCCAGCAAGGCCTGGAGGTGGAGCTGGTGTGCCGCTGCCTCTTCTTCCTGCTCAG GATCCACTTCGGTCAGATCTCCAGTAACCAGATGATGCTGTCGGTCATAGACGACCTTCGGAACAACACGCTCTCAAAAGTGCAAGAGATCAGA gACGTGATGGGCTTCAACAGCGCAgcgctgcagttcctccagcggGAGATCGAGAGCAAAGAGGACGTGATGTTCTTCGCCGAGGCCACGGGTcagctgaaggagaagaagaagaggaggaggaaaagggagCGAGCCGTCCTGACCATCGCTTGA